ACTGTCAAGACAACATTTCCAACGTAGATCACAGTTTCATTAAGATGTAATACTTCCCTCTCTCTTCTAGGAGGTCGATAGTACAACAGTTTCTCCTTTCCTTCCTCTTCTCAATGCATTTCCGGTGACTTCCCAATGCACACAATCTCTTCAAGGTAATTGAAGCAATTTACTTTGCACACCTGTTCTGAATAAGCCCCAAATTTGTTTGCCCAGAGTTACCGGAACTGGCCGTGTGTTTCACTGAAAATGGTCTGGGCGGAACTATTTCCGTCATTTTTTGGTTCCGCTGCTTGAAGTCATGCTGTGACACAGGCGCCTCTTAGTATGGCCTACATAAAACACATCCTTACATGGGCACGATAAGcagtaaataacaaatgtaGTATTGCAGTTTATAAAATctcttattttaaatgttttattagattTAAAATCCACAAAAGTTTTGGAAGGGATGACATTACTACAATGGGGGCAGTTCATGCATCGGTATAGCCCAGTTGGTCTCTTAAGCCAACTTTCCTTCTTAGGAGGAAGATCGCTATATACCAACTTATCACAAAGAGTCGGGGACCTTCTGTAAGAAACCAAGGGATGTTGAGGAAAGACCTGTTGGTCTCAATGATGACATAGAGTTTAAGTGTTTTTATGATGTGTTTTCTATGATCTTATGATGACTAtgctttgtattttttgttctttattatttcatatttgTTACTTAGAAAGATGAAacatagttgttttcatctttagataactcatttttttgctttattggTTATTTTCATTTCTTGGTGTGTTTTGTTTGAGTTTGGTCTCCTAATCCTTTACACTTCATTAGGTCTAATTGATTGTTTCAAGTATGATTTGTTCATGGAATGGCTTCTAACAAGGGGCGTGGTTTTAACTTATAAATTGCTGACATTCTCAGTGTGTGTTGCTTTGCCCTGAAGAAGACCACTTGCTGGTCGAAACATGTTGGCGTTTGGATTTTATAAGATGTACGCCACActtaataaaggctttttattttttccttctcctttttgttatttttgattgAGTGCCTGGGACTTGTGTTTTTTGTCACGGGtataagtgatttatgataaaataaagcaaataagccccaagaagcagtgggttaccaccagtgcattttataactaTTAAGGGGCCttgttaggcacgacgtgaagcggaaacccccttagctgttataaaatgcactgtaaccccactgctttgcggggcttattgcttttataaaatggttacgtcatatgcatagcaggatttcataaaataaatcacaaataaCTTGTAATTATATTAGAACAAATATCACTCTTCTGCCAAACAAAgaagttcctcagaatcaagtgtggctgcaacagagcatAGTTTCcaatccacacacacacacagcagacaCAATGagaatatgatttaagactggggtgtttattttcacaacATTTATCTAATTTAGGATGCAGGGAtgtctgactaaagtgagtgtttctattttctttgtaatactaacgtggcatttatgtacacaatagcatatctgagctgtgttttatatgtctataatGTGATAGCAATGAGGCcgataaaacatttaatatgcatacccttttttaagtacatgaaaagacatttgtactgcggatctgacacctcacgttactgtttgaataagattTTGCTACACACGAGACCAGAGTGTTAACACAACATTAAGGGTGTCATGATCGAtcaaaattaagtcacaacctcaaacttcgaattaaaaaatgggattgtcgatgctgccacgcgcCCATGTCACGTCCGTTCGGCTTCTTCtttctgattggttaaaacgcattctaagccgtgataaaaaaaaaacccggtaaacccacggttcagaacgcattacataagtatcactgcgccactgttgctgtgtactgatttatgaaactaaacaccacagtctttaatcatatttacattgtgtctttgctgcatctgtgttgcttgagaaatgcgctctgttgcagcccaCTTGaatctgaggaactactttgttttgCGGAAGtgtaatataataaaacaaagCAGCTGGATATGTTTACAAATGTTGGTTTATTTGATGTGCAATGACCCAGCTGTAATAATAACAGGACTGACACCTGTCTTCTGTCTTATGTGTGAATCTAGAAAAAGATACAGAATCTCAATTCTTCATCcttctttgtgtaaataaaagtgaaaagacaatttaattgtttcatgtttctttcaggtgtgaagagtgattcatgtttggatatagaaataacgtcctcaacatcaaaagagcgactgacagcacaaactctttcctgcatcacctgtggaaagacattcagctcacagagacatttagagagacatgagagaaaacacacagaacagaaactcttcaccagatctgagatcagctttactaccttacaagagaagaaacttcattcagaagaccacagagagaagaagaagaagaagaagaagaagaagaagcagtttcACTGTGAACAGTGTGGGAGGATTTGTGCTTCTTCCTTTCATCTAAAtgttcacatgaggacacacactggtgaaaagcctttcaactgcactgaatgtggaagTTACTTCAGAACCAAACAATATCTTaaagttcatcagagagttcacacaggagaaaaaccttacgagtgtcctcactgtgagaagagattTAGCTGTAAACGTGGTCTGAAGAGACATGTGCGTTcccacaccaatgagagactGTATCAGTGCAGTGAATGTAACAAAACCTTTAGGGATTCAggctctttaaaaaaacaccagAATACTCACATTAAAGAGAAACTCCAtcagtgttcacactgtgataaatGTTACGGTCATAAATATCAGCTGATAGTCcatgagagagttcatactggagaaaaaccttatcactgtagtctctgtgggaagagttttagtaaaaaaacaacattactATGTCataagagaattcatacaggtgaaaaaccttacaaatgctctcagtgtgacatgaCATTTGCTTATTCAGGTCACTTCAAagtccatcagagagttcacactggagagaaaccttacgtctgctctcacTGTGGAAAGGGCTTCTCTAGTTCATCTATATTCAGAGTTCATCAAaaagttcatactggagagaaaccttaagTCTGATCtcactgtggaaagagcttctctaGTTCATCTCAT
This sequence is a window from Misgurnus anguillicaudatus chromosome 24, ASM2758022v2, whole genome shotgun sequence. Protein-coding genes within it:
- the LOC129437070 gene encoding uncharacterized protein; translation: MDREDVDCCESSVYVTDDGSLDSVWMSRDQSRTPQPQQASKLSEEKSRHTQNSDLSLTLLCYTESKHTDTQDTTVCDSKQSLQEDQTSTESLDSVCNAGEQQQILQTKLKMCSVKLVDCTNLMMKIKTEPTEIKTEPTEIKTEPTEIKTEPTEIKTEPTEIKTEPTEEEDRTEEDDDFIPSGVKSDSCLDIEITSSTSKERLTAQTLSCITCGKTFSSQRHLERHERKHTEQKLFTRSEISFTTLQEKKLHSEDHREKKKKKKKKKKQFHCEQCGRICASSFHLNVHMRTHTGEKPFNCTECGSYFRTKQYLKVHQRVHTGEKPYECPHCEKRFSCKRGLKRHVRSHTNERLYQCSECNKTFRDSGSLKKHQNTHIKEKLHQCSHCDKCYGHKYQLIVHERVHTGEKPYHCSLCGKSFSKKTTLLCHKRIHTGEKPYKCSQCDMTFAYSGHFKVHQRVHTGEKPYVCSHCGKGFSSSSIFRVHQKVHTGEKP